One Pseudodesulfovibrio cashew DNA window includes the following coding sequences:
- a CDS encoding type I secretion system permease/ATPase: MDADCTARDERLSHKDIDFQPPLAICLSIISRLLGKPVSAATLKAGVPQREGLITASSIVRAAERIGIKARTVHRKSIRSISGLILPAILLLEGGNACVLVDKDDKTARVIAPGRGMDEMEVPLEKLEKEYTGYAILCHRESKLDKRASELKLLKTKRWFWGVILRFWPIYRHVILASVMTNLIIIAAPLFVMNVYDRVIPNNAVDTLWALAIGIGIAYLSDFLLKNLRAYFVDVAGRNADVLIGSRIMQHLMSARLDHMPESAGAVANNVREFESLREFFSSSSLVALIDMPFLFMFMFVIHYIGGALAWPIFIAVPLVVLFGLFLQVPFQHIIENHYKESTQKYALLYEIVQGLETIKTSMAEGRMQARWENVVGMSAHSNSRAKVLANLSVTFSVFVTQMVSVAIIITGVYLISKGELTVGGLVACNILAGRSMAPLSAVAGLLSRFQQSRMALNALDMLMEMPSERPVDKEAFHYGDMEPSLTLENVSFSYPGTDKAVLTGVNLHLKPGDKVGIVGRTGAGKSTLGKLCVGLYQPVAGAVKLGDIDLRQMDVADLRRKVGYVSQDSLLFYGTLKDNIAFGLPEADDQSIKFAADIAGVNDFVRDHPAGFGMMVGERGSSLSGGQRQAVSIARAVLPDPEVLIMDEPSSNMDNQSEYRLKSKLEPFIKDKTVIVITHRHSMLDLVNRLVIMDKGRIVVDGPKQAVLDGLRSGKIKVSM; this comes from the coding sequence ATGGACGCCGACTGCACTGCGCGGGACGAGCGCCTTTCCCACAAGGATATCGACTTTCAGCCTCCCCTGGCCATCTGTCTTTCCATCATCAGCCGCTTGTTGGGCAAGCCGGTTTCCGCCGCCACTCTCAAGGCGGGCGTCCCGCAGCGGGAAGGCTTGATCACGGCCTCTTCCATCGTTCGGGCGGCCGAGCGTATCGGCATCAAGGCCAGGACCGTGCACCGCAAATCCATCCGGTCCATATCTGGCCTCATCCTTCCGGCCATTCTGTTGCTGGAGGGCGGAAACGCCTGTGTACTGGTGGACAAGGACGACAAGACCGCTCGGGTCATCGCCCCGGGGCGCGGCATGGACGAAATGGAAGTGCCCCTGGAGAAGCTGGAGAAGGAGTACACGGGGTACGCCATCCTCTGTCACCGGGAGTCCAAGCTGGACAAGCGGGCCAGCGAACTCAAGCTGCTCAAGACCAAGCGCTGGTTCTGGGGCGTGATCCTGCGCTTCTGGCCCATCTACAGGCACGTCATCCTGGCCTCGGTCATGACCAACCTGATCATCATCGCGGCTCCGCTGTTCGTGATGAACGTGTACGACCGGGTTATCCCCAACAACGCGGTGGACACGCTCTGGGCACTGGCCATCGGCATCGGCATCGCCTACCTGAGCGATTTCCTGCTCAAGAACCTGCGCGCCTATTTCGTGGACGTGGCCGGACGCAATGCAGACGTGCTCATCGGCTCGCGCATCATGCAGCACCTGATGTCGGCTCGTTTGGATCACATGCCGGAATCCGCAGGCGCCGTGGCCAACAACGTGCGCGAGTTCGAGTCCCTGCGCGAGTTTTTCAGTTCCAGTTCCCTGGTGGCGCTCATCGACATGCCGTTCCTGTTCATGTTCATGTTCGTCATCCACTACATCGGCGGGGCTCTGGCCTGGCCCATCTTCATCGCCGTGCCTCTGGTGGTCCTTTTCGGTCTCTTTCTCCAGGTGCCGTTTCAGCACATCATCGAGAACCACTACAAGGAATCCACTCAGAAATACGCGCTGCTGTATGAGATCGTCCAGGGCCTGGAGACCATCAAGACTTCCATGGCCGAAGGGCGGATGCAGGCCCGCTGGGAAAACGTGGTGGGCATGTCCGCCCACTCCAACTCGCGGGCCAAGGTGCTGGCCAATCTGTCGGTCACCTTTTCCGTTTTCGTCACCCAGATGGTTTCGGTGGCGATCATCATTACCGGCGTCTACCTCATCTCCAAAGGTGAGCTGACCGTGGGCGGGCTGGTGGCCTGCAACATCCTTGCGGGTCGGTCCATGGCTCCCCTTAGTGCCGTGGCCGGGCTGCTGTCGCGGTTCCAGCAGTCGCGCATGGCCCTGAACGCCCTGGACATGCTCATGGAGATGCCCAGCGAGCGCCCGGTGGACAAGGAGGCCTTTCACTACGGCGACATGGAGCCCTCCCTGACCCTGGAGAATGTTTCCTTCAGCTATCCGGGTACGGACAAGGCGGTCCTGACAGGCGTCAACCTGCACCTCAAGCCCGGTGACAAGGTGGGCATCGTGGGAAGGACCGGCGCGGGCAAGTCCACGCTGGGCAAACTCTGCGTGGGGCTGTACCAGCCTGTGGCCGGGGCCGTGAAGCTGGGGGACATTGACCTGCGGCAGATGGACGTGGCCGACCTGCGACGCAAGGTGGGCTACGTGTCCCAGGATTCGCTCCTGTTCTACGGCACCCTCAAGGACAACATCGCCTTTGGCCTGCCCGAGGCGGACGACCAGTCCATCAAGTTCGCGGCGGACATCGCCGGGGTCAACGACTTCGTGCGCGATCACCCGGCCGGGTTCGGCATGATGGTTGGGGAGCGCGGCTCCTCGCTCTCCGGCGGCCAGCGCCAGGCGGTATCCATCGCCCGTGCCGTGCTGCCCGATCCCGAGGTCCTGATCATGGACGAGCCGTCCTCGAACATGGACAACCAGTCGGAGTACAGGCTCAAGTCCAAGCTGGAGCCCTTCATCAAGGACAAGACGGTCATCGTCATCACCCACCGCCACTCCATGCTCGACCTGGTCAACAGGCTTGTGATCATGGACAAGGGGCGCATTGTGGTGGACGGACCCAAGCAGGCCGTGCTCGACGGGCTGCGGTCCGGCAAGATCAAGGTTTCCATGTGA
- a CDS encoding HlyD family type I secretion periplasmic adaptor subunit, which translates to MSKKEYDRETLLFMSEVDQAMYGKGRKYAYVMSTCILLMFAGFLLWAKWAVLDEVTRGFGRIIPSQRVQEIQNLEGGILSEIFVNEGQVVEKGDVLCRLRNEQAASFFRDASAKALEHEAAIARLNGVVDGEPPVFSAELKEKAPQLVDDQMRIYKADMDQFNIEVSLLQDQYEQKKQEIAEMRGRRRQLQSSLKVAQKQRNIAKPLVEKQIHSELDYLALEQKVLELRGDVEALNLGIPRVESAAKEALGRVERRKAEFRADALEEINKRRQELISIRESLSAGSDRVTRTDVRSPVKGIVKSIYINTLGGVVKPGQSIMEVVPLDDTLLVEAEIKPADIAFLHPGQKAKVKITAYDFSIYGGLEGTVEHISADTIENERGESFYLVKVRTTKSAMEYHGEKLPIIPGMTAQVDVLTGKKSVLDYLLKPILKAKQNALRER; encoded by the coding sequence ATGAGCAAGAAAGAGTACGACAGGGAAACGCTGCTCTTCATGAGCGAGGTGGACCAGGCCATGTACGGCAAGGGCCGCAAGTACGCCTACGTCATGTCCACCTGTATCCTGCTCATGTTCGCGGGGTTTCTGCTGTGGGCCAAGTGGGCGGTGCTGGACGAGGTCACGCGCGGGTTCGGGCGGATCATTCCCTCCCAGCGCGTGCAGGAGATCCAGAACCTGGAAGGCGGCATCCTGAGCGAGATTTTCGTCAACGAGGGGCAGGTGGTGGAAAAGGGCGACGTGCTCTGCCGCCTGCGCAACGAGCAGGCCGCCAGCTTCTTCCGCGACGCATCGGCCAAGGCCCTGGAGCACGAGGCTGCCATCGCCCGGCTCAACGGGGTGGTGGACGGCGAGCCGCCGGTCTTCAGCGCGGAGCTCAAGGAGAAAGCCCCGCAACTGGTGGACGACCAGATGCGCATCTACAAGGCCGATATGGACCAGTTCAACATCGAGGTGTCCCTGCTTCAGGATCAATACGAGCAGAAGAAGCAGGAGATCGCCGAGATGCGCGGCCGTCGCAGGCAGCTCCAGAGCAGCCTGAAAGTGGCTCAAAAGCAGCGCAATATCGCCAAGCCGCTGGTGGAGAAGCAGATTCATTCCGAACTCGACTATCTTGCTTTGGAGCAGAAGGTCCTGGAACTGCGCGGCGACGTGGAGGCCCTTAACCTCGGCATCCCCCGTGTGGAGTCGGCGGCCAAGGAGGCTTTGGGACGCGTCGAGCGGCGCAAGGCCGAGTTTCGGGCCGACGCCCTGGAGGAGATCAATAAACGTCGCCAGGAGCTTATCTCCATCCGCGAGTCCCTGTCCGCCGGCAGCGACCGGGTGACTCGCACGGACGTCCGCTCGCCGGTCAAGGGCATCGTCAAGTCCATCTACATCAACACCCTGGGCGGCGTGGTCAAGCCCGGTCAGTCCATCATGGAGGTGGTCCCCCTGGACGACACCCTGCTGGTGGAGGCGGAGATCAAGCCTGCGGACATCGCATTCCTGCATCCCGGGCAGAAGGCCAAGGTCAAGATCACGGCCTACGACTTTTCCATCTACGGCGGTCTGGAAGGTACGGTGGAGCACATCTCCGCCGACACCATCGAGAACGAACGGGGCGAGAGCTTCTATCTGGTGAAAGTGCGGACAACCAAGAGCGCCATGGAGTACCACGGCGAGAAGCTGCCCATCATTCCGGGCATGACCGCCCAGGTGGACGTGCTCACCGGCAAGAAGTCCGTGCTCGACTACCTGCTCAAGCCGATTCTCAAGGCCAAGCAAAACGCGCTCAGGGAGCGCTGA
- a CDS encoding transglutaminase-like cysteine peptidase, whose translation MASGRLIRWAGMGALAALVLAVWLAVGGVAREGGTDLGPEPEAQAAPSTEAGAMPRDEPPPASEENPPQKEDEPALDGANQAGEPAPVTEQSSSVEENATAPASTSVPEPEPAVQPVDVPASTPKPGPAPGPEPSTKQQPAPAPAEVRERKPESALKSEPAPKVVPKPAPAPVPEPAKATVPAVPASLPDAKEVKPAPKPAPKAVAKPAPKPGIKLFGTVEFKGRLTKLPLWTAVLKKMRGWKGYFRDPSMAKLPSRSGWNKLVRETSSLSLMGRLKAVNKFFNRWPYRLDAANYGKSDYWATPKEFLMKSGDCEDYAIAKFYALQELGFRNVPMRIVAVRDVIRNIGHAVLAVYLDDQVYILDNQTDMVLPHTRYKHYVPQYSVDEHYRWMHIPVSGKAKQRQ comes from the coding sequence ATGGCGTCGGGCAGGCTCATACGCTGGGCGGGGATGGGCGCGCTGGCCGCGCTCGTTCTGGCCGTGTGGCTGGCCGTGGGAGGCGTGGCCCGCGAGGGCGGCACCGATCTCGGGCCCGAGCCGGAAGCCCAGGCGGCACCATCCACGGAGGCCGGAGCCATGCCGCGGGATGAGCCTCCCCCCGCGTCTGAGGAAAATCCGCCGCAAAAGGAGGACGAGCCCGCCCTTGATGGGGCGAACCAAGCCGGGGAACCGGCTCCCGTTACGGAGCAGTCGTCTTCCGTGGAGGAGAACGCGACCGCTCCCGCCTCCACCTCGGTTCCTGAACCCGAGCCCGCTGTGCAGCCGGTGGACGTGCCAGCCTCGACGCCGAAGCCCGGCCCTGCGCCCGGTCCCGAGCCTTCCACAAAGCAGCAACCTGCTCCGGCCCCCGCTGAAGTACGGGAACGGAAGCCGGAGAGCGCCCTCAAGTCGGAGCCGGCACCGAAGGTCGTGCCAAAGCCCGCACCCGCACCGGTTCCTGAACCTGCGAAAGCAACGGTCCCGGCCGTCCCCGCGTCTCTTCCCGACGCGAAAGAAGTCAAGCCAGCACCCAAACCCGCGCCCAAGGCCGTAGCCAAACCCGCGCCCAAGCCCGGCATCAAGCTTTTCGGGACCGTGGAGTTCAAGGGCAGGCTCACGAAGCTGCCCCTGTGGACTGCGGTGCTCAAGAAGATGCGCGGCTGGAAGGGGTACTTCCGCGATCCGTCCATGGCGAAGTTGCCCTCCAGGTCCGGTTGGAACAAGCTCGTGCGGGAGACCTCCTCCCTGTCGCTCATGGGGCGGCTCAAGGCGGTGAACAAGTTCTTCAACCGCTGGCCCTACCGCCTGGACGCCGCCAACTACGGCAAATCTGACTACTGGGCGACGCCCAAGGAATTTCTCATGAAGTCGGGTGATTGCGAGGATTACGCCATTGCCAAGTTCTATGCATTGCAGGAACTGGGCTTCCGGAACGTGCCCATGCGCATCGTGGCCGTCCGGGACGTGATCCGAAATATCGGGCACGCGGTCCTGGCCGTCTACCTGGACGATCAGGTGTACATTCTCGACAACCAGACCGACATGGTCCTGCCGCATACCCGGTACAAGCACTACGTGCCGCAGTATTCGGTTGACGAACACTATCGCTGGATGCACATCCCTGTGTCCGGCAAGGCCAAGCAAAGACAATGA